In Pseudocalidococcus azoricus BACA0444, a single window of DNA contains:
- a CDS encoding tyrosine-type recombinase/integrase produces MADARQQRDEAKKLLANGIDPSVERKATQAAKFASESGRFEVVAREWFGKFHAQWAASHAKVNMQRLERDVFPWLGDRPIADITAPEVLETLNRIVSRGSIETAHRVRSLISQVMRYGIVTNRVTHDVTVGLVGVLPPSPEKHLAAITNPKRLGQVLRMFDAYPGGLVVRCALQLTPLLLIIRSLGKESPLVEPRMKPKLCRDR; encoded by the coding sequence TTGGCAGATGCCAGACAGCAGCGGGATGAGGCTAAGAAGCTATTAGCCAATGGCATAGACCCATCTGTAGAGCGAAAAGCAACCCAGGCCGCCAAGTTTGCCAGTGAGTCGGGACGGTTTGAGGTGGTGGCCAGGGAATGGTTCGGTAAGTTTCACGCTCAATGGGCAGCCAGTCACGCCAAAGTCAATATGCAACGCCTGGAGCGGGATGTATTTCCTTGGTTGGGTGATAGACCGATTGCCGACATAACAGCCCCAGAGGTTTTAGAGACTCTAAACCGGATTGTTAGCCGTGGATCAATCGAGACTGCCCATCGAGTCAGAAGTTTAATTTCTCAGGTCATGCGCTATGGCATTGTGACAAATCGAGTTACCCATGATGTGACAGTGGGACTGGTGGGAGTCTTGCCCCCATCCCCAGAAAAGCATTTAGCGGCAATTACTAACCCGAAACGATTAGGGCAAGTCCTACGAATGTTTGATGCTTACCCCGGTGGCCTGGTGGTGCGCTGCGCTCTCCAGTTAACTCCACTGCTCTTGATCATTAGAAGCCTTGGTAAAGAATCCCCCCTCGTTGAGCCTAGGATGAAACCAAAACTTTGCAGGGATAGATAA
- a CDS encoding Rpn family recombination-promoting nuclease/putative transposase, translating to MRSTDNICKYLAEKYPQAFAEWLLGENLGTVTLLKTELDLEPIRADSVTFVQVQNCILHLEFQVVPQTQPPLPFRMLDYWVRLYRRYQSAIVQVLILLKPTTANVPDQFITATTTHQYRVLKFWEEDAQQFLENPALLPFAVLAKGENSQTLIQAVAQRITALEPPSLRQEVSTATQLLAGLKYEKELIQAIFREGVMRESVIYQEILAEGRAEGRQEGESQLILRQLRRRFGTLPSDLEKKVTSLSLLKIEALAEAIFDFAQVEDVQAWLDQH from the coding sequence ATGCGCTCCACCGATAACATCTGTAAGTACCTCGCTGAAAAATATCCCCAGGCCTTTGCTGAATGGCTACTTGGGGAAAACCTTGGCACAGTCACGCTCCTAAAAACAGAATTAGACTTAGAACCGATCCGGGCTGACTCAGTTACCTTTGTTCAAGTCCAAAATTGCATTCTCCATCTGGAATTTCAGGTTGTCCCTCAAACTCAGCCCCCCCTGCCCTTTCGGATGTTGGACTACTGGGTGAGACTGTATCGCCGCTATCAATCTGCCATTGTCCAAGTGTTGATTCTGCTCAAGCCAACAACTGCCAATGTTCCTGACCAATTTATCACCGCAACTACAACCCATCAGTACCGCGTGCTCAAATTCTGGGAAGAAGATGCCCAGCAATTTTTAGAAAATCCAGCTTTACTACCTTTTGCTGTCCTGGCTAAAGGGGAAAACAGCCAAACCTTGATTCAAGCAGTGGCCCAACGCATTACCGCCCTTGAACCCCCAAGTTTGCGCCAAGAAGTGAGTACGGCAACCCAACTGCTGGCTGGACTAAAGTATGAGAAGGAGTTAATTCAAGCCATTTTTCGGGAGGGCGTGATGCGAGAGTCAGTCATTTATCAGGAAATTCTGGCAGAGGGACGGGCAGAAGGACGACAAGAGGGAGAATCTCAGCTAATTTTGCGCCAACTCAGACGACGGTTTGGAACCTTACCTTCAGACCTAGAGAAAAAAGTGACTAGTCTTTCTTTACTAAAGATTGAAGCTCTCGCTGAGGCAATTTTTGATTTTGCTCAAGTTGAAGATGTCCAGGCCTGGTTGGATCAACATTAA
- a CDS encoding Arm DNA-binding domain-containing protein gives MLTELAIRKAKPTEKPQKLFDGGGLYLEVPPKGNKRS, from the coding sequence ATGCTGACAGAACTGGCTATCCGTAAGGCAAAGCCGACTGAGAAACCCCAAAAGCTCTTTGATGGCGGTGGGCTGTATCTAGAAGTCCCGCCCAAGGGAAATAAACGCTCCTGA